A window of the Streptomyces sp. Ag109_O5-10 genome harbors these coding sequences:
- the dxs gene encoding 1-deoxy-D-xylulose-5-phosphate synthase: MPLLTRIRGPRDLDRLSPEELVQLAEEIRSFLVEAVSKTGGHLGPNLGVVELTIALHRVFDSPKDKVLWDTGHQSYVHKLLTGRQDFSKLKQKGGLSGYPSQAESEHDVIENSHASTVLGWADGIAKANQLLERDSHVVAVIGDGALTGGMAWEALNNIADAKDRPLVIVVNDNERSYAPTIGGLANHLATLRTTDGYERFLARGKDLLERTPVVGRPLYDTLHGAKKGLKDFIAPQGMFEDLGLKYVGPIDGHDMEALESALARAKRFGGPVIVHCLTEKGRGYQPALQDEADRFHGIGPIHPDTGLPVKASGADWTSVFGDEMVELGKERADIVAITAAMLQPVGLKKFADTFPDRIYDVGIAEQHGAVSAAGLATAGLHPVFAVYATFLNRAFDQVLMDVALHRCGVTFVLDRAGVTGTDGASHNGMWDMSILQVVPGLRLAAPRDADQVRAQLREAVQVDDAPTVVRFSKGAVGPAVAAVGRIGGMDVLREPGTDTPDVLLVSVGALAPMCLEIAGLLDKQGISTTVVDPRWVKPVDAAMAPLAERHRVVVTVEDNSRVGGVGSTIAQALRDAGVDVPLRDFGIPPRFLDHASRAEVMTEIGLTAPDIARQVTGLVAKLDGQPADVSSVEPARD, from the coding sequence GTGCCGCTGCTGACCCGTATCAGGGGACCGCGCGATCTGGACCGGCTCAGCCCCGAGGAGCTGGTCCAGCTGGCAGAGGAGATCCGGAGCTTCCTCGTGGAAGCGGTCTCCAAGACCGGCGGACACCTCGGTCCCAACCTGGGCGTGGTCGAGCTCACCATCGCCCTGCACCGCGTCTTCGACTCCCCGAAGGACAAGGTGCTCTGGGACACCGGCCACCAGTCCTACGTGCACAAGCTGCTGACCGGCCGCCAGGACTTCTCGAAGCTGAAGCAGAAGGGCGGCCTCTCCGGCTACCCCTCGCAGGCCGAGTCCGAGCACGACGTCATCGAGAACAGCCACGCCTCCACGGTGCTCGGCTGGGCCGACGGCATCGCGAAGGCCAACCAGCTGCTCGAACGCGACAGCCACGTCGTCGCCGTGATCGGCGACGGTGCCCTGACCGGCGGCATGGCCTGGGAGGCGCTGAACAACATCGCCGACGCCAAGGACCGCCCGCTCGTCATCGTCGTCAACGACAACGAGCGCTCCTACGCCCCGACCATCGGCGGCCTCGCCAATCACCTGGCGACCCTGCGCACCACGGACGGGTACGAGCGGTTCCTGGCCCGCGGCAAGGACCTGCTGGAGCGCACCCCGGTCGTCGGCAGGCCGCTCTACGACACCCTGCACGGCGCCAAGAAGGGCCTCAAGGACTTCATCGCCCCGCAGGGCATGTTCGAGGACCTCGGCCTCAAGTACGTAGGCCCGATCGACGGCCACGACATGGAGGCCCTGGAGTCGGCCCTCGCCCGGGCCAAACGGTTCGGCGGCCCGGTCATCGTGCACTGCCTCACCGAGAAGGGCCGCGGCTACCAGCCCGCCCTCCAGGACGAGGCCGACCGCTTCCACGGCATCGGCCCGATCCACCCCGACACCGGCCTGCCGGTCAAGGCCTCAGGCGCCGACTGGACCTCGGTCTTCGGTGACGAGATGGTCGAGCTCGGCAAGGAGCGCGCGGACATCGTCGCCATCACCGCGGCCATGCTCCAGCCGGTCGGGCTGAAGAAGTTCGCGGACACCTTCCCGGACCGCATCTACGACGTCGGCATCGCCGAGCAGCACGGCGCCGTCTCCGCGGCGGGCCTCGCCACGGCCGGCCTGCACCCCGTCTTCGCCGTGTACGCCACCTTCCTCAACCGCGCCTTCGACCAGGTGCTGATGGACGTGGCCCTGCACAGGTGCGGGGTGACCTTCGTCCTGGACCGGGCGGGTGTCACCGGCACCGACGGCGCCTCCCACAACGGCATGTGGGACATGTCGATCCTCCAGGTCGTCCCCGGCCTCAGGCTCGCCGCCCCGCGCGACGCCGACCAGGTCCGCGCCCAGCTCCGCGAGGCCGTCCAGGTCGACGACGCCCCGACGGTCGTCCGCTTCTCCAAGGGCGCGGTCGGCCCCGCCGTCGCCGCCGTCGGCAGGATCGGCGGCATGGACGTGCTGCGCGAGCCCGGCACCGACACCCCCGACGTGCTCCTCGTGTCGGTGGGCGCCCTCGCGCCCATGTGCCTGGAGATCGCCGGGCTCCTCGACAAGCAGGGCATCTCGACCACCGTGGTCGACCCGCGCTGGGTCAAGCCGGTCGACGCGGCCATGGCCCCGCTGGCCGAGCGCCACCGGGTCGTCGTCACGGTCGAGGACAACAGCCGCGTCGGCGGCGTCGGCTCCACCATCGCCCAGGCCCTGCGCGACGCGGGCGTCGACGTCCCCCTCCGCGACTTCGGCATCCCGCCCCGCTTCCTCGACCACGCGTCAAGGGCCGAGGTGATGACGGAGATCGGCCTGACCGCCCCGGACATCGCCCGCCAGGTCACGGGACTGGTGGCAAAACTGGACGGTCAGCCGGCGGATGTCAGCTCGGTGGAACCGGCAAGGGACTGA
- a CDS encoding sugar ABC transporter permease, producing the protein MSETSNKTVKGDESPELGKTEAAAPTTVAPADDPTAAPVTVVDPRLLVREEGLKGYLTEFTRRVKGGELGSLPVVIGLIIIWTIFQVKNSLFLSADNLSNISYFLSATGMLAIGLVFVLLLGEIDLSVGSVSGLASTVFAVFVVNHGMNQWLALILTIITGIGIGALHGWFFAKIGVPAFVVTLAGFLGWNGLMLWLLGSSGTINIPADSGPVNLLGQSSFFMDQAIIGAYLLAGLGVVLSAVGQFNEQRRRRAAGVPFRPTSEILIRVILLAVASFAAAAVLNNAAGVSNALVIFLASLVIVDFVLRRTTYGRKVFAVGGGIEAARRAGISVPMVRITVFAISGGFAAIGGMFFAGQTASATLNAGGGNTLMLAIAAAVIGGTSLFGGRGTVWSALLGMLVIQSIQTGLDLLNMNTSIQYMITGGVLLGAVVIDSVSRKSQKAAGRG; encoded by the coding sequence GTGAGCGAGACGTCGAACAAGACCGTGAAGGGCGACGAGTCGCCCGAGCTCGGCAAGACCGAGGCCGCGGCCCCGACCACGGTCGCCCCCGCCGACGACCCGACGGCCGCGCCGGTCACGGTCGTCGACCCGCGGCTGCTGGTCCGTGAAGAGGGTCTCAAGGGCTACCTCACGGAGTTCACCCGCCGGGTGAAGGGCGGCGAGCTGGGCTCGCTGCCGGTGGTCATCGGCCTGATCATCATCTGGACCATCTTCCAGGTGAAGAACAGCCTGTTCCTCAGCGCGGACAACCTCTCCAACATCAGCTACTTCCTCTCGGCCACCGGCATGCTCGCCATCGGCCTGGTGTTCGTGCTGCTGCTCGGCGAGATCGACCTGTCGGTCGGCTCGGTGAGCGGTCTGGCCTCCACGGTGTTCGCCGTCTTCGTGGTCAACCACGGAATGAACCAGTGGCTGGCCCTGATCCTCACGATCATCACGGGCATCGGCATCGGTGCGCTGCACGGCTGGTTCTTCGCCAAGATCGGCGTACCCGCGTTCGTGGTCACCCTGGCCGGCTTCCTCGGCTGGAACGGCCTGATGCTGTGGCTGCTGGGCTCCAGCGGCACGATCAACATCCCGGCCGACAGCGGCCCGGTGAACCTCCTCGGCCAGAGCTCCTTCTTCATGGATCAGGCCATCATCGGCGCCTACCTGCTGGCCGGCCTCGGTGTCGTGCTCTCGGCCGTGGGCCAGTTCAACGAGCAGCGCAGGCGCCGTGCGGCGGGTGTGCCGTTCCGGCCCACCAGCGAGATCCTCATCCGCGTCATCCTGCTCGCCGTCGCGTCCTTCGCGGCTGCGGCCGTGCTGAACAACGCGGCCGGTGTCTCCAACGCGCTGGTGATCTTCCTCGCGTCGCTGGTCATCGTCGACTTCGTGCTGCGTCGCACCACGTACGGCCGCAAGGTCTTCGCGGTCGGCGGTGGCATCGAGGCGGCCCGCCGTGCGGGTATCAGCGTGCCGATGGTCCGGATCACCGTGTTCGCGATCTCCGGCGGCTTCGCGGCGATCGGCGGCATGTTCTTCGCCGGCCAGACCGCGAGCGCGACGCTCAACGCCGGTGGCGGCAACACGCTGATGCTCGCCATCGCGGCGGCCGTCATCGGTGGTACGTCGCTGTTCGGTGGCCGAGGTACCGTCTGGTCCGCCCTCCTGGGCATGCTGGTCATCCAGTCCATCCAGACCGGCCTCGACCTGCTGAACATGAACACGTCGATCCAGTACATGATCACCGGTGGTGTTCTGCTGGGTGCGGTCGTCATCGACTCCGTCTCCCGCAAGAGCCAGAAGGCGGCGGGACGCGGCTGA
- a CDS encoding ATP-binding cassette domain-containing protein, protein MVHVSATPVLALRGVSKRFGAVQALTDVDLEVHAGEVVALVGDNGAGKSTLVKTIAGVHPIDEGVIEWEGNSVSINKPHDAQGLGVATVYQDLALCDNLDVVGNLFLGRELLHRGVIDEVTMEKQARELLSTLSIRIPSVRIPIASLSGGQRQVVAIARALIGDPKVVILDEPTAALGVEQTAQVLDLVERLRERNLAVILISHNMADVKAVADTVAVLRLGKNNGFFPVKSTSQEEIIAAITGATDNAVTRRSERRTTEAAK, encoded by the coding sequence ATGGTTCACGTGTCCGCTACGCCCGTGCTGGCGTTGCGCGGAGTCTCCAAGCGATTCGGTGCGGTCCAGGCACTCACCGACGTCGATCTGGAGGTCCACGCCGGAGAAGTGGTCGCCCTGGTGGGCGACAACGGCGCAGGAAAGTCGACCCTGGTCAAGACGATCGCGGGTGTGCACCCCATCGATGAGGGCGTCATCGAGTGGGAGGGCAACTCCGTCAGCATCAACAAGCCGCACGACGCCCAGGGACTGGGTGTCGCGACGGTCTACCAGGACCTCGCGCTCTGCGACAACCTCGACGTGGTGGGGAACCTCTTCCTCGGCCGTGAGCTGCTGCACCGCGGCGTCATCGACGAGGTCACGATGGAGAAGCAGGCCCGCGAGCTGCTGAGCACGCTCTCCATCCGCATCCCGAGCGTGCGCATCCCGATCGCCAGCCTCTCCGGCGGTCAGCGTCAGGTCGTGGCCATCGCCCGCGCCCTGATCGGCGACCCCAAGGTCGTCATCCTCGACGAGCCCACCGCCGCCCTCGGCGTCGAGCAGACCGCGCAGGTCCTCGACCTGGTCGAGCGGCTGCGCGAGCGCAACCTCGCCGTCATCCTCATCAGCCACAACATGGCCGACGTCAAGGCGGTCGCGGACACCGTGGCCGTGCTGCGGCTGGGCAAGAACAACGGTTTCTTCCCCGTGAAGAGCACCAGCCAGGAAGAGATCATCGCCGCGATCACGGGCGCCACGGACAACGCCGTGACCCGTCGTTCCGAGCGACGCACCACGGAGGCGGCAAAGTGA
- a CDS encoding sugar ABC transporter substrate-binding protein: MRRVVIGTAAVSMALSVAACGKAGDSKKSDSSSSSSSGGKTIGLLLPDSVTARYEKFDHPYFEAQVKSLCADCTVDYANAAGDAAKQAQQVSTMVTKGVKVIVISAQDSAAIKSSIDAAVAKGVKVVAYDRLAQGKVSAYVSFDNVKVGELQGQALLDSLGSKATPKSKIVMINGDDADPNAGQFKQGAHKALNGKVDIAYEQSGLWKDTVAAQKMKAAITQLGAKNIAGVYSANDGMAGGIATTLKGAGISGIPLTGQDAELAGIQRIVAGTQSSTVYKAFKPEADAAATIAVDLLQGKSISSLATSTQTSGSGDKVPSQLLTPVSVTKANIKDTVVKDGLYTVSDICTSEFAKACKAANLQ, encoded by the coding sequence ATGCGTAGAGTCGTGATCGGCACCGCCGCGGTTTCCATGGCGCTGTCCGTCGCCGCCTGTGGCAAGGCCGGCGACAGCAAGAAGAGCGACTCGAGCAGCAGCAGCTCCTCCGGTGGCAAGACCATCGGTCTGCTGCTCCCCGACAGCGTGACCGCGCGCTACGAGAAGTTCGACCACCCGTACTTCGAGGCGCAGGTCAAGTCGCTGTGTGCCGACTGCACGGTCGACTACGCGAACGCCGCCGGTGACGCCGCCAAGCAGGCCCAGCAGGTCAGCACCATGGTGACCAAGGGCGTCAAGGTCATCGTGATCTCGGCCCAGGACTCTGCGGCCATCAAGTCCTCCATCGACGCGGCCGTCGCCAAGGGTGTCAAGGTCGTCGCGTACGACCGCCTCGCCCAGGGCAAGGTCTCGGCCTACGTCTCCTTCGACAACGTCAAGGTCGGCGAGCTCCAGGGCCAGGCCCTGCTCGACTCCCTCGGCTCCAAGGCGACCCCCAAGTCGAAGATCGTCATGATCAACGGTGACGACGCCGACCCGAACGCCGGCCAGTTCAAGCAGGGTGCCCACAAGGCCCTCAACGGCAAGGTGGACATCGCCTACGAGCAGTCCGGCCTGTGGAAGGACACCGTCGCCGCGCAGAAGATGAAGGCGGCCATCACCCAGCTCGGTGCCAAGAACATCGCGGGCGTCTACTCCGCCAACGACGGCATGGCCGGTGGTATCGCCACCACCCTCAAGGGCGCCGGCATCAGCGGCATCCCGCTGACCGGTCAGGACGCGGAGCTCGCGGGCATCCAGCGCATCGTCGCCGGCACCCAGTCCTCCACCGTCTACAAGGCGTTCAAGCCGGAGGCCGACGCCGCCGCCACCATCGCCGTGGACCTGCTGCAGGGCAAGAGCATCTCCTCGCTCGCCACCAGCACGCAGACCAGCGGCTCCGGCGACAAGGTGCCCTCGCAGCTGCTGACCCCGGTGTCGGTCACCAAGGCCAACATCAAGGACACGGTGGTCAAGGACGGTCTCTACACCGTCTCCGACATCTGCACCAGCGAGTTCGCCAAGGCCTGCAAGGCCGCCAACCTCCAGTAG